One segment of Lachancea thermotolerans CBS 6340 chromosome E complete sequence DNA contains the following:
- the GRX5 gene encoding monothiol glutaredoxin GRX5 (similar to uniprot|Q02784 Saccharomyces cerevisiae YPL059W GRX5 Hydroperoxide and superoxide- radical responsive glutathione-dependent oxidoreductase mitochondrial matrix protein involved in the synthesis/assembly of iron-sulfur centers monothiol glutaredoxin subfamily member along with Grx3p and Grx4p), protein MFARLVAQNFARRPAAFARFMSSETREAITAAIKSAPVVLFMKGTPEFPQCGFSRATVSLLGQQGVDPLKFAAYNVLEDPELREGIKELSEWPTIPQLYVNEEFIGGCDILVSMAQSGELTKLLEDAKALVPEDDE, encoded by the coding sequence ATGTTCGCTAGATTAGTTGCGCAGAACTTCGCCAGGCGCCCCGCCGCTTTTGCTCGTTTTATGAGCTCGGAGACTAGAGAAGCCATTACAGCAGCCATCAAATCTGCGCCCGTTGTGCTGTTCATGAAGGGGACGCCCGAGTTCCCACAATGTGGTTTCTCCAGAGCAACTGTCAGTTTGCTCGGGCAACAGGGCGTCGACCCTCTCAAATTCGCCGCCTACAACGTGCTTGAAGACCCTGAGCTTCGTGAGGGAATTAAGGAGCTCAGCGAGTGGCCCACAATCCCGCAGCTGTACGTGAACGAGGAGTTCATTGGCGGCTGTGATATTCTTGTGAGCATGGCCCAAAGCGGTGAGCTCACTAAGCTACTGGAGGATGCTAAGGCCCTCGTGCCTGAAGATGACGAGTGA
- the DUR12 gene encoding bifunctional urea carboxylase/allophanate hydrolase (highly similar to uniprot|P32528 Saccharomyces cerevisiae YBR208C DUR1 2 Urea amidolyase contains both urea carboxylase and allophanate hydrolase activities degrades urea to CO2 and NH3 expression sensitive to nitrogen catabolite repression and induced by allophanate an intermediate in allantoin degradation): MTTVDTLGWSVQDWLAFHAKTTPEASLAALSALLSAQKCAPQDPAWISLVSPEHLEHQWRMLQSKGDKKNLPLYGVPVAVKDNIDAAGCNTTAACPAFSYTPERDASTVALLRAAGAIVIGKTNLDQFATGLVGTRSPYGKTPCVFSDKHVSGGSSAGSASVVARGIVPLALGTDTAGSGRVPAALNNLIGLKPTKGVFSCAGVVPACKSLDCVSIFALNLGDAERCFKVLAQYDPDHDEYSRTMPANPLQKFAKNVTIAIPKELPWYDEKENFKHYAAAVKNLEKTGAKVVELDFEPLLELARCLYEGAWVAERYEATRDFFATNPPESSLDPTVTKIIKGGANYSAADAFKFEYKRQGILQRVNKVLESIDVLCVPTCPHNPTFEQLEAMPVEMNSRQGTWTNFVNLADMAALAVPCGFRSDKLPTGITLIGKKFTDYALLDLANRYFKVAFPNSSRTYGKFLSTPITTQDEIEGPSFSSSDSIKLAVVGAHLKGLPLHWQLEKVNAQYLGSPKTSPNYRLYALPKNGPVLKPGLRRIGSDGGAQIQLEVYSVPKDQFGTFISMVPEPLGIGSVELENGEWVKSFICEEFGYVQKGTVDITELGSFKVYVEKLAKEESEKKKPFETVLVANRGEIAVRIMKTLKKLNIKSVAVYSDPDKYSQHVTDADISVPLNGRTAAETYLDIEKIIAAAKETKAEAIIPGYGFLSENADFSDRCAAEGINFVGPTGDAIRKLGLKHSAREIAEEAGVPLVPGSDLVKTPQEAREIAKKLEYPVMVKSTAGGGGIGLQKVDSEEDIERVFETVQHQGLAYFGDSGVFLERFVENARHVEIQLMGDGNGKAIAIGERDCSLQRRNQKVIEETPAPNLSEKTRMRMRKASESLGSLLNYRCAGTVEFIYDEKRDEFYFLEVNARLQVEHPITEMVTGLDLVEWMILIAAGNPPDFDVEIPAFGASIEARLYAENPVKDFRPSPGQLTNVHFPKWARVDTWVSKGTTVSAEYDPTLAKIIVHGTDRADAIAKLNKALNETSIYGCITNIDYLRSIASSEMFKTAKVATKVLDSFDYKPSAFEITAPGAYTTVQDYPGRVRHWRIGVPPSGPMDTYSFRLANRIVGNHYKAPAIEITLNGPKVLFHTEATIAITGGTVPCTVNGESVQQNKPIMVKKGDQLSVGKFTSGCRAYLAIRGGIDVPEYLGSRSTFALGNMGGYNGRVLKLGDVLFLNQPELASSAIPAPIFSPSEPDASLLPAIPDSKEWRIGVTCGPHGSPDFFKPESVEEFFGDKWKVHYNSNRFGVRLIGPKPKWARKDGGEGGLHPSNAHDYVYSLGAINFTGDEPVIITADGPSLGGFVCQAVVPEAELWKVGQVKPGDFIQFVPVSYQSARLLKESQDHAIESFEKGALKNLTSELVLPTAQNPILAQLPKSSEYCPKVTYRQAGDRYILVEYGENEMDLNISYRVNRLISLVEENKTVGIVEMSQGVRSVLVEFNGYKITQSSLLKTLVAYEQEIKFDKNWTIKSKVFKLPLAFEDSETLNCVKRYQETIRSKAPWLPNNVDFIANVNGIKHSDVEQMLYHARFMVLGLGDVFLGAPCAVPLDPTHRFLGSKYNPSRTYTKNGTVGIGGMYMCIYAMDSPGGYQLVGRTIPIWDKLQLGAHSGDHPWLLTPFDQVEYYQVTEEELNKFTEEFENGQFKVQIEETVFDHHQYSAWIEANSGAIEEFQKKQKGEKAEEFAKLIREADAELAKAPAASSSVDEEFPEDAEMVYSEYSGRFWKPMVSAGDTVKAGDGLIIVEAMKTEMIVPAPKGGKVLKVVHNNGDMVEAGDVVAVIQ; this comes from the coding sequence ATGACCACAGTAGACACCCTAGGGTGGAGCGTTCAGGACTGGCTAGCGTTCCATGCCAAAACCACGCCAGAGGCATCGCTGGCGGCGCTGAGCGCTCTTCTCAGCGCACAGAAGTGCGCACCACAGGATCCAGCTTGGATTTCGCTGGTTTCACCAGAACATCTAGAACACCAATGGCGCATGCTACAAAGCAAGGGCGACAAGAAGAACCTGCCACTGTACGGTGTGCCAGTGGCAGTCAAAGACAACATCGACGCTGCGGGTTGCAACACCACGGCTGCATGTCCAGCGTTTTCTTACACGCCCGAGCGTGACGCTAGCACAGTGGCGCTGCTCAGAGCTGCGGGTGCCATCGTAATTGGAAAAACAAACCTCGATCAATTCGCGACAGGTCTGGTGGGCACCAGATCGCCTTACGGCAAAACACCGTGCGTTTTCAGCGACAAACACGTTTCTGGAGGCTCTTCTGCGGGCTCGGCGTCTGTTGTGGCTCGAGGGATTGTCCCACTGGCGCTGGGTACGGATACTGCTGGCTCTGGAAGAGTACCAGCAGCGCTCAACAACCTTATCGGGCTCAAGCCTACTAAGGGCGTGTTTTCATGCGCTGGTGTCGTTCCTGCGTGCAAATCTTTGGACTGTGTGTCTATTTTCGCGCTCAACCTCGGAGACGCTGAGAGGTGTTTCAAGGTCCTAGCGCAGTACGACCCTGACCATGACGAATACTCTAGAACTATGCCAGCCAACCCATTGCAGAAGTTCGCCAAAAATGTCACAATCGCGATTCCTAAGGAGTTGCCATGGTATGATGAGAAAGAGAACTTTAAGCACTACGCTGCGGCCGTGAAAAATCTCGAAAAGACTGGCGCTAAAGTGGTGGAGCTCGATTTCGAGCCCCTGCTCGAGCTGGCGCGCTGTTTATACGAAGGCGCCTGGGTAGCCGAACGTTACGAAGCTACAAGAGACTTTTTCGCCACGAATCCCCCAGAGTCATCCTTGGACCCTACCGTAACCAAGATTATCAAGGGAGGTGCCAACTACAGTGCCGCTGATGCCTTCAAATTCGAGTACAAAAGACAAGGAATCCTACAACGGGTGAACAAGGTTCTGGAGTCTATCGATGTTTTGTGTGTACCTACCTGCCCACACAATCCaacttttgagcagcttgaagccATGCCAGTTGAAATGAACTCAAGACAAGGCACATGGACAAACTTCGTTAATCTTGCTGACATGGCTGCCCTCGCAGTGCCCTGCGGCTTCCGCTCAGACAAACTTCCTACCGGCATCACTTTAATTGGTAAGAAGTTCACAGACTATGCTCTATTGGATCTTGCCAACAGATACTTCAAAGTCGCATTCCCAAATAGCTCAAGGACGTATGGTAAGTTTCTCTCAACCCCCATCACAACGCAAGACGAAATTGAGGGGCcatctttctcttcttccgaTTCAATTAAACTTGCTGTCGTTGGTGCCCACCTCAAGGGTCTGCCGCTACACTGGCAGCTAGAGAAAGTTAACGCTCAATACCTCGGCTCTCCCAAAACATCACCAAATTATCGCCTCTACGCACTGCCCAAGAACGGCCCggttttgaagccaggTCTGAGAAGAATTGGGTCCGACGGCGGCGCCCAAATTCAACTTGAAGTGTACAGCGTGCCCAAGGACCAATTTGGTACTTTTATCTCTATGGTACCTGAGCCCCTGGGAATTGGTTCAGTCGAGCTAGAAAACGGCGAATGGGTCAAATCATTTATCTGTGAAGAATTCGGCTACGTTCAAAAAGGAACTGTGGATATCACAGAGCTTGGCAGTTTTAAAGTATATGTTGAAAAGTTAGCCAAGGAGGAAagtgaaaagaagaagccttTCGAAACCGTTTTAGTGGCTAACAGAGGTGAAATTGCCGTTCGCATCatgaagactttgaaaaagttgaacATCAAATCAGTCGCCGTTTATTCAGACCCCGACAAATACTCGCAACATGTCACTGATGCTGACATTTCAGTTCCTTTGAATGGAAGAACTGCGGCTGAAACATACcttgatattgaaaaaataattgctgctgctaaagagacaaaagctgaagcCATTATTCCTGGCTATGGCTTCTTATCAGAAAATGCTGACTTTTCAGACAGATGCGCTGCTGAGGGTATAAACTTTGTCGGTCCCACTGGTGACGCCATCAGAAAGTTAGGTCTGAAGCATTCTGCGAGAGAAATTGCTGAAGAGGCCGGTGTTCCCCTGGTTCCAGGTTCCGACCTTGTCAAAACTCCTCAAGAAGCTAGAGAAATAGCGAAAAAGCTCGAATATCCCGTTATGGTAAAATCCACTGCTGGCGGTGGCGGTATTGGGTTACAGAAAGTGGATTCAGAGGAAGATATCGaacgagtttttgaaactgttCAGCATCAGGGCCTTGCCTACTTTGGAGACTCTGGtgtatttcttgaaagatttGTGGAGAACGCTAGACATGTCGAGATTCAGTTGATGGGTGATGGCAATGGCAAAGCAATCGCTATCGGAGAGCGTGATTGTTCTTTGCAGCGCCGTAACCAAAAGGTCATCGAGGAAACTCCGGCGCCAAACCTGAGCGAGAAGACCAGAATGAGAATGAGAAAGGCATCTGAAAGCCTAGGATCTCTCCTGAATTACAGATGCGCCGGTACAGTTGAATTTATTTATGATGAAAAGAGAGATGAATTTTACTTTTTAGAAGTGAACGCAAGGTTGCAGGTCGAGCATCCTATCACCGAAATGGTTACAGGCCTCGACTTGGTTGAGTGGATGATTCTGATAGCCGCTGGAAATCCTCCTGACTTTGATGTTGAGATTCCTGCTTTTGGTGCCTCTATCGAAGCCCGTCTATACGCCGAGAACCCTGTGAAAGATTTCAGGCCCTCTCCTGGGCAACTAACTAACGTCCATTTCCCTAAGTGGGCAAGAGTTGACACATGGGTCTCCAAGGGTACAACAGTTTCTGCTGAATATGATCCTACTCTGGCAAAAATTATTGTTCATGGAACTGATCGTGCAGACGCCATTGCTAAATTGAACAAGGCTTTAAATGAAACTTCTATCTATGGTTGCATTACTAATATTGACTACTTGAGATCTATTGCGTCATCTGAGATGTTCAAAACTGCGAAAGTCGCCACTAAAGTGCTTGATTCTTTTGACTACAAGCCTTCTGCCTTTGAAATTACTGCCCCCGGTGCCTATACGACGGTTCAAGACTACCCAGGAAGAGTTCGCCACTGGAGGATAGGTGTACCACCATCTGGTCCTATGGACACCTACTCATTCAGACTTGCGAACAGAATAGTCGGAAATCATTACAAGGCTCCTGCAATTGAAATTACATTGAATGGTCCAAAAGTGCTATTCCACACCGAGGCCACCATTGCGATTACAGGTGGTACCGTGCCCTGCACTGTAAATGGTGAGTCTGTCCAACAAAACAAACCGATTATGGTCAAGAAGGGAGACCAGTTGTCCGTTGGGAAGTTCACCAGTGGATGCAGAGCCTACCTTGCGATCAGAGGCGGAATTGACGTTCCTGAATACTTGGGATCAAGATCAACTTTTGCTCTCGGAAACATGGGTGGCTACAATGGTagagttttgaagttgggTGACGTTTTGTTCCTCAATCAGCCAGAGCTCGCCTCCTCAGCTATTCCTGCTCCTATCTTTTCTCCTTCCGAGCCAGACGCCAGTTTGTTGCCTGCCATTCCTGATTCAAAGGAGTGGCGCATTGGTGTTACCTGCGGACCTCATGGCTCGCcagatttcttcaagccAGAATCAGTTGAAGAATTTTTTGGCGACAAATGGAAGGTTCACTACAACTCTAACAGATTTGGCGTTAGACTAATTGGACCAAAGCCAAAATGGGCTAGAAAGGATGGTGGCGAAGGTGGATTACATCCATCAAACGCACATGACTACGTCTACTCTCTTGGTGCCATCAACTTTACGGGTGATGAACCTGTGATAATTACAGCTGATGGGCCTTCTCTAGGAGGATTTGTTTGTCAAGCTGTCGTTCCAGAGGCTGAACTATGGAAGGTCGGCCAAGTGAAACCTGGTGACTTTATTCAGTTTGTTCCAGTTTCTTATCAGTCTGCTAGATTGTTGAAAGAGTCTCAGGACCATGCCATTGAATCTTTTGAGAAGGGCGCACTCAAAAACTTAACTTCTGAGCTGGTTTTGCCTACTGCACAAAATCCCATTCTCGCGCAATTGCCAAAGTCTTCGGAATATTGTCCTAAGGTGACCTACCGTCAAGCGGGTGATCGTTATATCTTGGTCGAGTATGGGGAAAACGAAATGGATTTGAATATCTCCTACCGTGTCAACAGACTCATCAGCTTAGTTGAAGAGAACAAAACCGTGGGTATTGTTGAAATGTCACAGGGTGTGCGCTCGGTCTTGGTGGAATTTAACGGATACAAAATAACCCAGAGCTCTCTGCTGAAGACCTTGGTTGCTTACGAACAGGAAATCAAGTTTGACAAAAACTGGACTATCAAATCGAAGGTGTTCAAATTACCTCTTGCTTTCGAGGATTCTGAAACATTGAACTGTGTAAAGCGTTACCAAGAGACCATTCGCTCCAAAGCGCCTTGGTTGCCAAACAACGTTGACTTCATTGCTAACGTCAATGGCATTAAACATTCGGATGTCGAGCAAATGTTATACCACGCCAGATTTATGGTTTTGGGTCTTGGTGATGTCTTTTTGGGTGCCCCTTGCGCTGTTCCTTTGGACCCAACACACAGATTTTTAGGTTCCAAGTATAATCCTTCGAGAACTTACACAAAGAATGGTACTGTGGGTATTGGAGGTATGTACATGTGCATCTACGCCATGGACTCTCCAGGTGGTTACCAATTGGTGGGGCGGACTATCCCTATATGGgacaagcttcaacttggaGCTCACTCCGGGGACCACCCTTGGTTACTGACACCTTTTGACCAAGTTGAGTATTACCAGGttactgaagaagaactgaacaAGTTCACcgaagaatttgaaaatggcCAGTTCAAAGTGCAAATTGAAGAGACCGTATTTGACCACCATCAATATTCAGCATGGATAGAGGCTAACTCTGGTGCTATTGAAGAgttccaaaagaagcagaaagGAGAAAAGGCAGAAGAGTTCGCGAAGCTGATTCGTGAGGCCGATGCTGAGCTAGCAAAAGCACCTGCTGCCTCGAGCTCTGTTGATGAGGAATTCCCCGAAGACGCAGAGATGGTTTACTCTGAGTACTCAGGGCGGTTCTGGAAACCTATGGTTTCTGCAGGTGACACAGTGAAGGCAGGTGACGGTTTGATCATTGTTGAAGCCATGAAGACTGAGATGATCGTTCCCGCTCCTAAAGGTggcaaggttttgaaggttgTTCACAACAATGGCGATATGGTTGAAGCAGGGGATGTTGTTGCAGTTATTCAGTAA
- the FTH1 gene encoding Fth1p (similar to uniprot|P38310 Saccharomyces cerevisiae YBR207W FTH1 Putative high affinity iron transporter involved in transport of intravacuolar stores of iron forms complex with Fet5p expression is regulated by iron proposed to play indirect role in endocytosis) codes for MANFEDVFSFQIFFIFLRESLEIIVIISILLTIVKQALLSEEEENVSVTEVDGPHEGTRLTVEEEEVAAASSPADGSSSHSSVEFDNRQLYRKLKIQILSGGALGLLCCLLVGGAFIVAFYIIGTDLWSASEHYYEGILSTVASLIISIMGLFFMRMGKLREKFRVKLATIIYSDHGKILQETGQKTVKFTEKYALFILPFVTSLREGLEAVVFIGGIGIDQPLSSIPLSMLTATLISSVFGYFFFKSSGSFSLQISLVVTTCFLYIIAAGLFSKGVWQFEVQRYVDLCNGQDMSEVGSGPGSYDISRSIWHVNCCNGETDGLWMILTAIFGWTNSATYSSVLAYNVYWLIVIGAIKTLAIEEKRGYIPFLPLRLQKRRIQKRLNITKKALDLRRYALGSSAMPVDSAVGRRPSKESQVSSSPLIQGFPGAITTTHT; via the coding sequence ATGGCGAACTTCGAAGACGTGTTCTCTTTCCAaatatttttcattttcctgAGGGAGTCGCTGGAGATAATTGTCATCATCTCCATTTTGTTAACAATCGTAAAGCAAGCTCTGTTAtctgaggaagaagaaaatgttTCTGTTACCGAAGTGGATGGTCCGCACGAAGGTACGAGGCTGACAgtcgaggaagaagaagtggCGGCTGCTTCAAGTCCCGCCGATGGGTCTTCCAGCCACTCGAGCGTCGAGTTCGACAACCGTCAGTTGTACCGTAAGCTTAAGATTCAAATCTTGTCTGGTGGCGCCTTGGGACTGCTGTGCTGTTTGTTAGTGGGAGGAGCATTTATCGTTGCATTTTACATAATCGGTACAGATCTGTGGTCGGCCAGTGAACACTACTACGAAGGCATCCTCAGTACCGTGGCTTCCTTGATCATCTCTATCATGGGTTTGTTCTTCATGAGAATGGGTAAGCTCAGAGAGAAGTTCAGAGTGAAACTGGCTACTATTATCTACTCAGACCATGGCAAAATATTACAAGAAACGGGTCAGAAAACCGTGAAGTTTACGGAGAAATACGCTTTGTTTATTTTGCCTTTTGTCACTTCTCTTAGAGAAGGCTTGGAAGCAGTCGTCTTCATTGGTGGAATAGGAATTGATCAACCACTTTCGTCAATCCCTCTCTCCATGCTAACCGCCACACTGATCAGCTCGGTATTCGggtacttctttttcaaatcttcaGGATCCTTTTCGTTGCAGATAAGTCTTGTGGTCACCACATGCTTTCTTTACATTATAGCAGCAGGGCTGTTCTCCAAGGGAGTTTGGCAGTTTGAGGTTCAGAGATATGTGGATCTATGCAACGGCCAAGATATGAGCGAAGTTGGAAGCGGCCCCGGGTCTTACGATATATCGCGCTCAATCTGGCATGTTAACTGCTGCAACGGAGAGACGGACGGTTTATGGATGATTCTGACAGCCATTTTCGGGTGGACCAACAGTGCAACATATAGCTCTGTTCTGGCCTACAACGTGTACTGGTTAATTGTGATAGGCGCCATTAAAACGCTGGCAATAGAGGAAAAACGCGGCTACATTCCCTTCTTACCGCTTAGACTACAGAAAAGACGTATCCAAAAGAGACTCAACATAACGAAAAAAGCGCTAGATCTTCGCCGCTATGCACTGGGGTCTTCTGCAATGCCTGTTGATAGTGCTGTTGGAAGGAGGCCGTCCAAAGAGAGTCAGGTTAGTTCTTCTCCTTTGATCCAAGGCTTCCCGGGCGCTATTACCACTACACACACATAG
- the MFM1 gene encoding Mfm1p (similar to uniprot|Q6B1B1 Saccharomyces cerevisiae YPL060W LPE10 Mitochondrial inner membrane magnesium transporter involved in maintenance of magnesium concentrations inside mitochondria indirectly affects splicing of group II introns functionally and structurally related to Mrs2p) codes for MFFISTTIHVISLVTLFVMDSHLRAGTETRAMLLSHIFGRLKIVPSRVLPRIRCATSVRTQSTSTAAILLQKNLAQRNKSLYNDSGDTLRCTILDSQGNLGTPSLEVRREDLIYKHGLLPRDLRKIEKSRKNDLVPIILVRENSILISLLTIRALVKSDNVILFDQVGHSLESRPHRDFVNDLRMRLRNQDGNGITKDPLPYEFRALESIFISALSNLTAEMKVNLTVTRGILQDLETGITRDKLRFLLVQNKKLSIFYKKVTLMGEMIDDLLEQDDVLCEMYLTSKKMGIYRDEKDHAEIEMLLETYYAHVGEVVQTIGSAISDVRTTEEIINIILDSNRNQLMLLGLRFSIGLLALGSALYVASLYGMNLENYIEEGNVGFVLVTTVSVISMAIIFTYSVRRLHRLQKMTLTERHTPKV; via the coding sequence atgttcttcatcagTACCACGATTCACGTAATTTCTTTGGTCACATTATTTGTGATGGATTCACACTTGAGAGCTGGAACAGAAACGCGCGCGATGCTCCTCAGTCATATATTTGGGAGGCTAAAAATTGTGCCCTCGCGTGTTCTTCCCAGAATTAGATGTGCTACATCGGTTAGGACTCAATCGACGTCGACAGCCGCCATTTTGTTGCAAAAGAACTTAGCTCAACGCAACAAGTCCCTTTACAACGACAGTGGCGATACGTTGCGCTGTACTATATTGGACTCACAGGGAAACTTAGGGACGCCGTCATTGGAAGTCAGAAGGGAAGATTTGATCTACAAGCATGGTTTACTGCCGCGAGATCTAAGAAAAATCgagaaatcaagaaagaacGATCTGGTTCCCATTATCTTAGTGCGTGAAAACAGTATACTCATCAGTTTGCTCACTATAAGAGCCCTAGTGAAAAGCGATAATGTTATTTTGTTTGATCAAGTGGGCCATTCACTCGAGTCGCGGCCACACAGAGACTTTGTCAATGATCTCCGAATGAGGCTGCGGAACCAGGACGGAAACGGTATAACAAAAGACCCTTTGCCTTACGAGTTCCGGGCACTTGAGTCCATCTTTATATCTGCGCTTTCAAACCTTACCGCGGAGATGAAAGTGAACCTTACCGTGACACGAGGCATCCTGCAAGACCTGGAAACAGGTATAACGCGAGATAAGCTGCGATTTTTGCTGGTTCAAAATAAAAAGCTGAGTATCTTCTACAAGAAGGTTACACTAATGGGTGAAATGATAGACGACTTGTTGGAACAAGACGATGTTTTATGCGAGATGTATTTGACGAGCAAAAAGATGGGGATATACCGCGACGAAAAGGACCACGCAGAAATCGAGATGCTACTTGAGACGTACTATGCACATGTTGGGGAAGTAGTTCAAACAATTGGCAGTGCAATCTCTGACGTCAGGACAACAGAGGAAATTATCAACATCATTCTTGATTCGAACCGCAACCAGCTCATGCTCTTAGGCCTACGTTTCAGCATTGGCCTTCTAGCCTTGGGAAGCGCACTTTATGTCGCCTCGCTTTACGGTATGAACCTAGAAAACTACATCGAAGAGGGGAACGTGGGGTTTGTTCTTGTCACAACCGTCTCTGTCATTTCTATGGCTATCATATTCACGTACAGTGTAAGAAGGCTTCACAGACTACAGAAAATGACACTGACAGAGAGACACACTCCCAAAGTATGA
- the KTR3 gene encoding mannosyltransferase KTR3 (similar to uniprot|P38130 Saccharomyces cerevisiae YBR205W KTR3 Putative alpha-1 2- mannosyltransferase involved in O- and N-linked protein glycosylation member of the KRE2/MNT1 mannosyltransferase family) codes for MALPPRKKLMPKSAVLVKKYQRPIRVVFAGLVATLCILFVLHTPPSRTAFANKSSSLRVPNSLNVIDPKTLEKPHADKVQKVQYPENDGTREKATFVTLARNSDLWDLVGSIRHVEDRFNRRFHYDWVFLNDKPFTEEFKRVTSALVSGETKYGLIPEEHWSVPSWIDEDRAAESRAKMVAQDIIYGDSVPYRHMCRFESGFFFQHELLKDYEYYWRVEPEIRFFCDIHYDVFKFMKENKKKYGFILSLSEYEATIPTLWDTTKQFMKENPGFVNKNNLLDFVSNDKGETYNMCHFWSNFEVGSLEFWRSEAYQAYFNYLDKSGGFFYERWGDAPVHSIAAALFLDKSELHFFDGFGYYHPDFYSCPVEENIRLQNQCTCNPEDDVTWYDYYFCTRKYFEAQKLSFPPGVNSA; via the coding sequence ATGGCTCTTCCCCCAAGAAAAAAGCTTATGCCAAAGTCTGCGGTACTTGTAAAAAAGTACCAGCGCCCCATTAGGGTGGTTTTCGCAGGTTTGGTGGCCACCTTATGCATTCTTTTCGTCCTACACACACCTCCTTCTCGGACTGCGTTTGCAAACAAGTCAAGCTCCTTGAGGGTACCGAACAGCCTTAATGTGATTGATCCAAaaacacttgaaaagccaCATGCAgacaaagttcaaaaagtgCAATATCCAGAAAACGACGGGACTCGAGAAAAAGCTACGTTTGTCACACTGGCCCGAAACTCGGACTTGTGGGATTTAGTAGGTTCGATCAGACACGTTGAAGACCGTTTCAACCGTCGCTTTCACTACGACTGGGTTTTTCTTAATGACAAGCCTTTCACAGAAGAATTCAAAAGGGTCACCAGTGCACTTGTTTCTGGTGAGACAAAGTACGGCCTCATTCCTGAAGAACATTGGTCAGTCCCTAGCTGGATCGACGAGGACAGGGCAGCAGAAAGTCGAGCAAAAATGGTAGCTCAAGACATCATATATGGAGATTCTGTTCCTTACCGCCACATGTGCCGTTTTGAGTCAGgattttttttccagcatGAACTTCTGAAGGACTACGAATATTACTGGCGTGTCGAGCCCGAAATCCGCTTCTTTTGCGATATTCACTATGATGTTTTCAAGTTTATGAaggagaacaaaaagaagtacgGGTTTATCCTCTCTTTGAGCGAATACGAGGCCACGATCCCCACGCTCTGGGATACAACAAAACAATTTATGAAAGAGAACCCGGGTTTTgttaacaaaaacaatcTTCTGGATTTTGTCTCCAACGACAAGGGCGAAACATACAACATGTGTCACTTCTGGTCAAATTTCGAAGTCGGATCGTTGGAATTTTGGAGATCTGAAGCTTACCAGGCTTACTTTAACTACCTTGACAAGTCTGGTGGATTCTTCTACGAGCGCTGGGGTGACGCCCCTGTTCACTCCATTGCTGCAGCTCTATTCCTGGACAAAAGTGAGCTTCACTTCTTTGATGGGTTCGGCTACTACCACCCTGACTTCTATTCTTGCCCAGTCGAAGAGAACATCAGGCTACAGAATCAATGTACATGTAATCCTGAGGACGATGTCACTTGGTATGACTACTACTTCTGCACAAGGAAGTACTTTGAGGCCCAGAAGCTGAGCTTCCCTCCTGGGGTAAATTCTGCCTGA